One Candidatus Saccharibacteria bacterium RAAC3_TM7_1 genomic region harbors:
- a CDS encoding 50S ribosomal protein L19 (RAAC3_TM7_1_810) translates to MSFALIQKVNDAQKKAAVVDTRSGDTVRVHQKIKEGAKERIQIFEGVVIRTDNKNQHTSRITVRKVTSGVGVEKSFLLHSPLVEKVEIVRRSKVRRNYLSFLRQRSGKSARLSAVNFDREGVNDIRDPHAEAEEARLKEEAKQAAEAKAAEKEAEEAELVKKQAEVEARHEETK, encoded by the coding sequence ATGAGTTTTGCATTGATCCAGAAGGTGAACGACGCCCAAAAAAAGGCGGCGGTTGTCGATACCCGAAGTGGTGACACGGTTCGTGTCCACCAGAAGATTAAAGAAGGTGCTAAAGAGCGTATCCAGATCTTTGAGGGTGTGGTCATCCGTACCGACAATAAAAACCAGCACACCTCGCGTATCACGGTACGCAAAGTGACCAGTGGTGTCGGCGTGGAAAAAAGCTTCCTGTTGCATAGCCCGCTAGTAGAGAAAGTCGAAATTGTTCGTCGCTCGAAGGTGCGCCGCAATTACCTTAGTTTTCTACGACAGCGCTCAGGTAAGAGTGCACGTCTCAGTGCAGTTAATTTCGACCGTGAAGGTGTCAACGACATTCGTGACCCGCACGCCGAGGCCGAAGAAGCGCGCCTGAAGGAAGAAGCCAAGCAAGCCGCTGAAGCGAAAGCCGCCGAAAAAGAAGCTGAAGAGGCCGAACTCGTCAAAAAGCAGGCGGAAGTCGAAGCTCGTCACGAAGAAACCAAATAG
- a CDS encoding hypothetical protein (RAAC3_TM7_1_805) codes for MDELNVKQLALAMRTIAEEKNLPEETVLSIIEQAIAAAWRRDNGERDQDVRAELNINTGTAKVFVQREVVEAVGADAVEISLEEAKKIKSDAQLGDIVEEAHEVTSFGRVAAQTAKQVVLQRLREAEREIVLEEYEDKIGTIVTGTVQRVEPRVVRVELGKATGILPQSEQVQGEFYSIGSRIKVFIKDIERDNRGPQLILSRANEAFVEFLFRQEVPEMETGAVEIKAIAREAGRRTKLAVFSSVPGVDPVGTFVGGHGTRVQAVMNEIGDQEKVDIIFFSDDAETFIRNALSPAEVVRVELDDKEKKAKVFVNEDQQSIAIGRSGQNVRLASRLTGYELDIETATPVKQEPKAPRKNIEDSLLEALDSSEE; via the coding sequence ATGGATGAACTAAACGTAAAACAGCTGGCGCTGGCGATGCGAACGATTGCTGAAGAGAAGAACCTGCCGGAAGAGACGGTACTAAGTATCATTGAACAGGCAATTGCTGCGGCTTGGCGCCGTGATAACGGTGAACGAGATCAGGACGTACGAGCAGAGTTAAATATCAATACCGGTACAGCCAAAGTATTCGTACAGCGTGAAGTTGTCGAAGCCGTGGGGGCAGATGCAGTCGAGATTAGTCTGGAAGAAGCTAAGAAAATAAAGTCAGATGCCCAGCTGGGCGATATCGTTGAGGAAGCGCATGAAGTGACGAGCTTTGGCCGCGTAGCAGCTCAGACGGCCAAGCAGGTAGTCTTGCAGCGTCTCCGTGAAGCTGAACGTGAGATTGTACTTGAGGAATATGAAGATAAAATCGGCACGATCGTAACCGGCACGGTTCAGCGTGTCGAACCGCGCGTTGTCCGCGTCGAGCTTGGTAAAGCGACCGGTATCTTGCCGCAGAGCGAGCAGGTGCAAGGAGAGTTTTATAGTATCGGTTCGCGTATCAAGGTATTTATCAAAGACATCGAACGTGACAATCGAGGTCCGCAGCTGATCCTTTCTCGTGCCAATGAAGCCTTTGTCGAATTTCTCTTCCGCCAGGAAGTGCCAGAGATGGAAACCGGTGCGGTCGAGATTAAAGCAATCGCTCGTGAAGCCGGTCGCCGTACAAAACTGGCGGTATTTTCAAGCGTTCCGGGTGTCGACCCGGTTGGCACCTTCGTCGGAGGCCATGGAACACGTGTCCAAGCGGTCATGAACGAAATTGGCGATCAGGAAAAAGTCGATATCATTTTCTTTAGCGATGATGCGGAGACGTTTATTCGCAACGCGTTGAGTCCGGCAGAAGTCGTGAGAGTTGAGTTGGATGATAAAGAAAAGAAGGCCAAGGTGTTTGTTAATGAAGACCAGCAGTCGATCGCGATCGGCCGTTCCGGACAGAATGTTCGCCTTGCGAGCCGACTGACCGGCTATGAGCTCGATATCGAGACGGCTACACCGGTAAAACAGGAGCCAAAAGCTCCCCGCAAGAACATTGAGGACAGCTTGCTCGAGGCGCTTGATTCATCCGAAGAATAA
- a CDS encoding hypothetical protein (RAAC3_TM7_1_804), with protein sequence MADDFAEFVSRLTDNAKTSLQHANAMARGYGSAYIGTEHLLLGVLAQGSSVGAKMLADAQVTLERAELALKLSPRVVTVSTGVLGLSEMAKLTLKMGWEVAQEFHQDYLGTEHLLYSLLSQKNARATTLLRDMRVDTQELKADLEEFFDRQHSAFHDSDTMTETPTRPKRGSVLGTFGTDLTARAQKGELDPVIGRDNEQERLVTILTRRTKNNPVLLGEAGVGKTAIVEGLAQRIAREDVPDHLLDKRVLQLDLTAMIAGTKYRGEFEERLKKVMRELREQRNIILFIDELHLLVGAGAAEGALDAANILKPALARGELHLIGATTLDEYRKHIEKDSALERRFQTIVVPEPSLKDTISILKGLRGYYEKHHGVQMSDDVLEAAVYMADRYVSERFMPDKAIDVIDEAAALARVKSGQKPSKLRDYLKQLKNLNDKMDEAVVAEDYERAALYKTRSSQINEKLEAMKEAYEHKTPITLTEDHMAHAIAVMTGIPVERVRKSEATLLRSLEKHLSKYIVGQGEAVEKIARAVRRSRSGVASQKRPIGSFVFMGPTGVGKTELARVLAREVFGSDEALVKIDMSEFGERHNTARLLGAPAGYVGYDDGGQLTDKIRRQPYSVVLFDEIEKAHPEVFQLLLQLLEDGTLTDAKGRKVDFTNTIVILTSNLGSDAMRKESALGFHANSKKDMQKLDDAHQSNAEVARKELEKLMRPELINRFDGVVTFRALTKRDIGKIFNNLVDELSERLIRKGIHLVVQPSAKRHIIAIGYDEVYGARPMRRALQDELEHAIADGILTGTFTKGTVITAKAVRGKVIIDVDDEK encoded by the coding sequence ATGGCAGATGATTTCGCAGAATTCGTATCGCGCCTGACGGATAACGCTAAAACAAGCTTACAGCATGCCAATGCGATGGCGCGGGGCTATGGGAGCGCTTATATCGGTACCGAGCATCTGCTGCTTGGTGTTTTAGCGCAGGGTTCGTCGGTCGGCGCCAAAATGCTGGCTGATGCGCAGGTGACACTAGAGCGGGCCGAACTAGCGCTCAAGCTCTCGCCACGCGTTGTTACCGTCAGTACGGGGGTGCTTGGGCTTAGTGAAATGGCGAAATTGACGCTAAAAATGGGCTGGGAAGTCGCGCAGGAGTTTCACCAGGATTACCTTGGTACCGAGCATCTTCTTTATAGCTTATTGAGCCAGAAGAATGCCCGAGCGACGACACTGCTACGCGATATGCGAGTCGATACTCAGGAGCTAAAGGCAGATCTTGAGGAATTCTTTGACCGCCAGCACAGTGCTTTTCACGACAGTGACACCATGACGGAAACGCCTACTCGACCAAAACGGGGCAGTGTACTCGGGACATTTGGTACCGACCTGACAGCACGCGCTCAAAAAGGTGAGCTTGACCCAGTGATCGGCCGCGATAACGAACAGGAACGTCTGGTGACTATTCTCACTCGCCGCACTAAGAATAACCCAGTGCTACTCGGTGAAGCCGGTGTTGGTAAGACGGCTATCGTCGAAGGGCTGGCGCAGCGTATTGCTCGCGAAGACGTCCCGGATCACCTACTTGATAAGCGCGTCCTGCAGCTTGATTTGACGGCAATGATTGCCGGTACGAAATACCGTGGTGAGTTCGAAGAACGGCTTAAGAAAGTCATGCGCGAGCTTCGTGAACAGAGAAACATTATCTTATTTATTGATGAGCTACACCTGCTCGTCGGTGCAGGTGCGGCCGAAGGTGCATTGGATGCTGCCAATATACTAAAACCGGCATTGGCACGTGGTGAGCTACATCTTATCGGCGCTACCACTCTCGACGAGTATCGCAAACATATTGAGAAGGATAGTGCACTTGAACGCCGCTTCCAGACGATTGTTGTTCCGGAGCCGTCGCTGAAAGACACTATTAGTATACTTAAAGGACTGCGCGGCTACTATGAAAAGCACCATGGCGTGCAAATGAGCGATGATGTCCTTGAGGCAGCTGTCTATATGGCTGATCGCTATGTATCAGAGCGCTTTATGCCCGATAAAGCAATCGACGTCATTGATGAAGCGGCAGCACTGGCACGTGTCAAATCCGGGCAAAAGCCGAGCAAACTGCGCGACTATTTGAAGCAGCTGAAGAATCTCAACGATAAAATGGACGAGGCCGTAGTAGCCGAAGATTACGAGCGGGCGGCACTCTATAAAACTCGCAGTAGCCAGATCAACGAGAAACTTGAGGCAATGAAAGAAGCATACGAGCACAAGACGCCGATCACGCTCACCGAAGATCATATGGCACATGCTATTGCAGTGATGACCGGCATCCCGGTAGAACGCGTCCGGAAATCGGAAGCAACGTTGCTGCGCTCGCTGGAAAAGCATCTCTCAAAGTATATTGTTGGCCAAGGAGAGGCCGTTGAGAAAATCGCCCGCGCTGTCCGTCGCAGCCGCAGTGGTGTCGCGAGCCAAAAACGACCGATTGGCTCATTCGTTTTCATGGGGCCGACCGGTGTCGGTAAGACCGAGCTTGCCCGCGTGTTGGCACGCGAAGTGTTCGGTAGTGATGAAGCACTCGTTAAGATTGATATGAGCGAATTCGGTGAGCGCCACAACACGGCACGCCTGCTCGGTGCCCCAGCTGGGTATGTTGGCTACGACGATGGCGGCCAGCTGACCGACAAGATCCGCCGCCAACCCTACAGTGTGGTGTTGTTCGACGAGATTGAAAAGGCGCATCCGGAAGTCTTCCAGCTGCTCCTTCAGCTGCTCGAAGACGGTACTCTGACCGACGCAAAGGGTCGCAAGGTGGACTTTACAAATACAATTGTTATCTTGACGAGCAATCTCGGTAGTGACGCAATGCGCAAGGAATCCGCCCTTGGTTTCCACGCAAACAGTAAAAAAGACATGCAAAAACTCGACGATGCCCATCAATCCAACGCTGAGGTTGCCCGTAAGGAACTGGAAAAATTAATGCGACCAGAGCTAATTAATCGTTTTGACGGTGTCGTAACATTTCGGGCGCTGACCAAGCGTGATATTGGCAAGATATTCAATAACCTGGTAGACGAACTCAGTGAACGCTTGA
- a CDS encoding YD repeat protein (RAAC3_TM7_1_806) has product MAKTLKQQRINRFLPAFTLVELTIVVIVIGLLAGLVSLSAASIQKSSRDTARDANVKILSTALEKYYRENGEYPSVALMTSQDVATLRQKLGVVSANTFKLPLADDATKNSIVTSSPSPTRLLYSANTTNSTKNTQCQTSLTGYCDGYQLQYQKESDNSIVIAKSLHDTFTPVAGTATCAAGETQSGNTCTKTYAATYQSGTYSCPSGGTLSGTTCTSTYAASYQSSGVYTCPSGGTLSGTTCNSSTPATYTAGYYSCPSGGALSGDKCEVSATATTTYSCAHPNYDTLNQFNNCRHDRPNYTTQSGCEAAGYNWGGSNCYNMHEATATTTYSCPSGYTYNGVCYKSATYTSGYYSCPSGGTLVGTNCQSSYPATYSSGGYYCPNGGTLSGTTCSYNAATTPTCPSGWSGPTNETCTSTVGSNTKTGCPAGYTQTGSGSPFPDSITCTKTQPATYPYSCPNGGTLSGSTCSYSASYSSGGGYYYCPSGGNLSGSTCTTSYAATQDGGYYYCADGGTLSGTTCTYTYTLP; this is encoded by the coding sequence ATGGCAAAAACACTAAAACAACAACGCATTAATCGTTTCCTCCCCGCCTTCACCCTTGTCGAACTCACCATCGTCGTCATCGTCATCGGCCTCCTGGCTGGCCTGGTCTCTCTCTCAGCCGCATCAATCCAAAAGAGCAGCCGCGATACTGCCCGTGACGCTAACGTCAAGATTCTCTCGACCGCTCTAGAAAAGTACTACCGTGAAAACGGTGAATACCCCTCAGTTGCTCTTATGACCAGCCAAGACGTGGCAACCCTCAGACAAAAGCTCGGTGTCGTTAGTGCCAACACCTTCAAACTCCCCCTGGCGGACGACGCCACCAAGAACTCCATCGTCACCAGTAGTCCTAGCCCCACCCGGCTGCTCTACAGTGCCAACACCACCAACAGTACCAAAAACACCCAGTGCCAGACCAGCCTGACTGGCTACTGTGATGGCTACCAGCTCCAATACCAGAAAGAAAGCGACAACAGTATCGTCATCGCCAAAAGCCTGCACGATACCTTCACGCCAGTCGCCGGTACCGCCACCTGTGCCGCCGGTGAAACCCAAAGCGGCAATACCTGTACCAAAACCTACGCTGCTACCTACCAGAGCGGCACTTACAGCTGCCCGAGTGGTGGCACATTGAGTGGTACGACGTGTACGAGTACGTATGCAGCGAGTTATCAAAGTTCGGGCGTGTATACTTGTCCGAGCGGTGGTACCCTAAGTGGCACAACATGCAACTCCTCGACGCCAGCTACGTATACGGCCGGATATTATTCCTGTCCTAGCGGTGGAGCATTATCGGGCGATAAATGTGAAGTGAGTGCTACTGCTACAACGACCTATAGCTGTGCACATCCCAATTACGACACTCTCAATCAATTTAATAACTGTCGCCATGATCGGCCAAACTACACTACTCAATCTGGCTGTGAAGCAGCCGGCTATAATTGGGGTGGATCCAACTGTTATAATATGCACGAGGCTACTGCTACGACAACCTACAGCTGCCCAAGTGGATACACCTATAACGGCGTATGTTACAAGTCTGCCACCTATACATCCGGATATTACAGCTGCCCAAGTGGGGGTACTCTAGTAGGCACTAACTGTCAGAGTTCATACCCTGCCACATATAGTAGCGGGGGGTATTATTGCCCGAATGGCGGTACCTTGAGCGGCACTACTTGTAGCTATAATGCGGCTACGACACCGACGTGCCCAAGTGGCTGGAGTGGGCCAACCAACGAGACGTGCACATCGACTGTTGGTTCAAACACAAAAACAGGCTGTCCAGCAGGCTATACTCAGACGGGGTCAGGAAGCCCATTCCCTGATAGCATTACTTGCACTAAAACCCAGCCAGCTACTTACCCTTACTCGTGCCCTAACGGTGGTACCCTGAGCGGTTCAACCTGTAGCTATAGCGCATCGTACAGTAGTGGCGGCGGTTATTACTACTGTCCGAGTGGTGGCAATCTGAGCGGCTCAACGTGTACTACTAGCTACGCTGCCACTCAAGATGGTGGATATTACTACTGTGCCGATGGCGGAACACTCAGTGGTACAACCTGTACGTACACCTATACTTTGCCGTAA
- a CDS encoding Ribonuclease (RAAC3_TM7_1_809) translates to MILGIDEVGRGPWAGPLVVGAVVLGCDIDGLTDSKKLSAKRRTELALEIREKAAGVGLGWVRADEIDTLGLSQALALACQRAVQAVDTLGVAYHEIILDGTVNFLKDTPKGRYVTTLKKADLLIAAVSAASIVAKVARDEYMVQQAELYPDYGFASHVGYGTAIHRAAIEKYGVTPLHRLSFAPLAKYNKRIKPASTQTVAASERHSSKEIGDAAETLVTDELRKRGYEVLARNWKTKFCEIDIVARKNDTVYFVEVKHRKNIVRGGGLAAITAKKLRQMKFAAEAYLTRFAPEANALLMVATTVGVSPVIEELLEIE, encoded by the coding sequence ATGATACTTGGCATCGATGAGGTAGGTCGTGGACCCTGGGCTGGTCCATTGGTGGTCGGAGCAGTGGTGTTGGGCTGTGATATCGATGGGTTGACTGACAGCAAGAAGCTCTCGGCAAAGCGGCGTACCGAACTCGCCCTGGAAATTCGTGAAAAGGCAGCTGGCGTTGGCCTTGGCTGGGTGCGTGCTGATGAGATCGACACGCTAGGCCTGAGCCAGGCGCTAGCGCTAGCGTGTCAACGCGCTGTACAGGCAGTCGACACGCTAGGGGTAGCGTATCATGAAATTATTCTCGATGGGACGGTTAACTTTTTAAAAGACACCCCAAAAGGGCGCTACGTGACGACACTCAAAAAAGCAGACCTACTGATAGCAGCCGTTAGTGCAGCCAGTATCGTCGCCAAGGTCGCCCGTGATGAATATATGGTGCAGCAGGCAGAGCTATATCCGGATTACGGCTTTGCCTCGCACGTTGGCTACGGTACTGCTATACATCGTGCGGCGATAGAGAAATACGGGGTAACGCCCTTGCATCGACTCAGCTTTGCGCCACTTGCAAAGTACAATAAACGTATCAAGCCCGCGAGTACCCAAACTGTTGCCGCGTCAGAGAGACATTCATCAAAAGAGATTGGTGATGCGGCTGAAACTCTGGTGACGGACGAATTACGCAAGCGGGGGTATGAGGTTCTTGCCAGGAACTGGAAAACAAAGTTCTGCGAAATCGATATCGTAGCGAGAAAGAATGACACAGTTTATTTTGTCGAAGTTAAGCATCGTAAAAATATCGTACGCGGCGGTGGACTAGCGGCAATCACGGCAAAAAAGTTGCGTCAGATGAAATTTGCGGCTGAGGCATACCTGACAAGATTTGCGCCGGAGGCAAACGCGCTTCTAATGGTAGCGACTACGGTCGGTGTGTCGCCGGTAATTGAAGAACTACTCGAGATCGAATAA
- the ytsJ gene encoding malate dehydrogenase (RAAC3_TM7_1_811) yields the protein MDYDKLALDLHKQYGGKIATHLRDTSQLDTTKLSAYYTPGVAAVSKAIADDPSKLPEYTWTNNLVAVISDGSAVLGLGNIGPKGSMPVMEGKSLLFKHFAGIDSIPITLDVHTPDEIVSVVKAIAPSFGAINLEDIAAPQCFEIEERLKKELPIPVFHDDQHGTATVVLAGLINAAKVTDRDLATSKIVVVGAGAAGTAIIKILKLYGVGKILAVDSKGIVSHARSDLNSAKKLLLEHAHGDEDGSLADALTDADVFIGVSQPGLLTKELVRTMAKDPIVFALANPKPEILPEDAHSAGVAVIATGRSDFPNQVNNAIAFPGIFRGALDHQVRDITDQHKIAAAEAIASMVAEPTADCIIPSVFTEGLVETIADVIR from the coding sequence ATGGACTACGACAAACTCGCTCTTGACCTACATAAACAGTACGGCGGAAAGATAGCCACTCACCTACGCGACACCTCACAGCTCGATACGACCAAACTCAGCGCTTACTACACGCCAGGTGTCGCAGCCGTCAGCAAGGCCATCGCCGACGACCCGAGTAAATTGCCCGAATATACCTGGACGAACAATCTCGTTGCGGTTATTTCCGATGGATCGGCAGTACTTGGCCTTGGCAATATCGGTCCGAAGGGTTCAATGCCAGTCATGGAAGGAAAAAGCCTACTCTTCAAGCACTTTGCTGGTATTGATAGCATTCCGATCACGCTCGATGTTCATACGCCCGATGAAATCGTTAGCGTCGTCAAGGCCATCGCGCCCAGTTTTGGCGCCATCAACCTGGAAGATATCGCCGCGCCGCAGTGCTTTGAGATCGAAGAGCGGCTGAAGAAGGAGTTGCCAATCCCTGTCTTCCACGACGATCAACATGGTACTGCCACCGTGGTGCTTGCTGGCCTCATCAATGCTGCAAAAGTGACAGACCGTGATCTCGCGACCAGCAAAATCGTCGTGGTTGGAGCGGGCGCGGCCGGCACGGCGATCATTAAGATTCTTAAACTCTACGGCGTCGGAAAGATATTGGCGGTCGATTCAAAAGGTATCGTCTCGCATGCTCGTAGCGACCTCAATAGTGCAAAGAAGCTACTGCTTGAACACGCCCACGGTGATGAGGACGGCTCGCTCGCTGATGCCCTAACCGATGCCGACGTCTTCATCGGCGTCAGTCAGCCCGGTCTCCTTACAAAAGAGCTTGTCAGAACTATGGCCAAAGACCCGATCGTTTTCGCACTGGCTAACCCGAAGCCAGAAATTTTACCCGAAGACGCCCATAGTGCGGGTGTTGCCGTCATTGCAACTGGTCGTAGCGACTTCCCCAACCAGGTCAACAACGCCATCGCCTTCCCGGGTATCTTTCGCGGCGCTCTTGACCACCAGGTTCGCGATATCACCGACCAGCACAAGATTGCTGCCGCCGAAGCAATCGCCAGTATGGTTGCTGAGCCGACGGCTGACTGCATTATTCCAAGCGTCTTTACGGAAGGTTTAGTCGAAACAATCGCCGACGTCATTCGCTAG
- a CDS encoding hypothetical protein (RAAC3_TM7_1_807), which produces MTHSYRRRQLVFVFVLLLALAIPVSQTDVGQPTKDVHHQTSSVQIARQQLEQLEIKGRAPRTDYSRDQFGGDWQMTGGCDTRNRILLRDLKNPQVNSDCEVLSGILQDPYAGKIINFQRGSDTSVAVQIDHIVAVSDAWQKGAQQLNYVQRKAFYNDPLNLLAVDGLANEQKSDGDAATWLPPNKSFRCQYISRQIAVKAKYHLWVTEGEKQVIASILARCQ; this is translated from the coding sequence ATGACTCACTCCTACCGTAGGCGTCAGCTTGTATTCGTTTTTGTTTTGTTGCTCGCGCTTGCGATACCTGTTTCGCAGACGGATGTAGGGCAGCCGACAAAAGACGTCCATCACCAGACCTCGTCTGTCCAAATCGCTCGGCAGCAATTGGAGCAACTGGAGATAAAGGGGCGGGCACCAAGAACCGACTATAGCCGTGATCAGTTCGGAGGGGATTGGCAGATGACTGGCGGCTGTGACACACGCAATCGAATTTTGCTACGAGACCTGAAGAACCCACAGGTAAATAGCGACTGTGAAGTGCTCTCGGGTATACTTCAGGATCCTTATGCCGGTAAAATAATCAATTTCCAGCGTGGTTCCGACACGAGCGTAGCTGTTCAGATAGATCATATTGTAGCGGTGAGCGATGCCTGGCAAAAAGGTGCACAACAACTAAACTATGTGCAGCGGAAGGCATTTTATAATGATCCACTCAATCTTTTGGCCGTTGACGGTCTAGCCAATGAGCAAAAGTCAGATGGTGACGCCGCAACCTGGCTGCCGCCAAATAAATCGTTTCGTTGTCAGTACATTTCACGCCAAATCGCCGTTAAAGCAAAATATCACTTATGGGTTACAGAAGGCGAAAAGCAGGTAATTGCCAGTATTCTAGCTCGATGCCAATAA
- a CDS encoding aminopeptidase N, nonfunctional (RAAC3_TM7_1_808), with protein MQTVSRLIQNFTPEQYQLSLEIDRTNKTFTGTVTINGISHVENELRLHAKSLTIKTVVIDGKTATWTQTENDELLLKQPEIKPGKHIAVLGFSGIITDAMHGMYPCNFEHGGKKKQLIATQFESHHAREVFPCVDEPEAKAIYDVTLTTEKGVTVLGNMPVRQQRTEDGKLVTTFERTPRMSSYLLAWVVGELHKKTAKTKSGVEVNVWATPAQSSESLDFALQFATRTIDFFDEYFGVAYPLPKSDHVALPDLSSGAMENWGLITYREVALLADPKTTSISNRRYIAMVVAHELSHQWFGNLVTMKWWNNLWLNESFANLMEYIAVDALHPEWNIWLDYSSSETIMALRRDALDGVQAVQTEVNHPDEISTLFDGAIVYAKGGRLLRMLQHYIGHDAFRAGLQSYFKKYAYQNTEGDDLWHELSTASGKDIAGFMNDWISQPGYPVVHVEENGLRQEQFFVGTHQASNRRWPIPLGASSSVMPPLMETSLLATTIEPGERLNVGDTAHFITHYPTDYLTALVEQVRIGSLEAIDRLQLLHEQTMLARGAISPSAELIPLLEAYKHEQVESVWDIIALALGELKKFVETDKEAETSLRELSRHIAEREYKRLGWQAEEAEPETDSKLRAIILSMTLYGEEKSAIDKAHTLFRAGVDTIDPELRSLITASEVRHFETPELIDSLIERYRTTPSSDLQMDICAGITSTRNPKTIQKLLLTIKDPSIVRAQDVFRWFVSLIRGRESRVATWQWMKENWEWIETTYAGDKSFDDFPRYAATGLITQEQLEDYQAFFAPMQSIPALKRVIQLGIAEIAARVELIDRDAAAVRRALFDLE; from the coding sequence ATGCAGACTGTATCACGCCTCATTCAAAACTTCACGCCCGAACAGTATCAACTTTCACTCGAGATTGACCGCACCAACAAAACATTCACCGGCACCGTCACAATAAACGGTATCTCACACGTTGAAAATGAACTGCGCCTTCACGCCAAAAGTTTGACGATCAAGACCGTCGTTATCGACGGCAAGACAGCGACCTGGACCCAGACTGAGAATGACGAGTTACTACTCAAGCAGCCAGAGATAAAGCCAGGCAAGCACATTGCAGTGCTTGGGTTCAGTGGCATAATTACCGACGCCATGCACGGCATGTACCCATGCAACTTCGAGCATGGTGGCAAAAAGAAGCAGCTGATCGCAACGCAATTTGAAAGCCATCATGCGCGCGAAGTCTTTCCTTGCGTTGACGAACCAGAAGCGAAGGCGATCTACGACGTCACCCTAACCACTGAGAAGGGCGTCACCGTACTCGGTAATATGCCAGTGAGGCAGCAGCGCACTGAGGACGGCAAACTCGTCACTACTTTTGAGCGGACGCCGCGCATGAGTAGCTATCTGCTCGCCTGGGTTGTCGGTGAGCTGCATAAAAAAACTGCCAAGACAAAAAGTGGCGTCGAAGTGAACGTTTGGGCGACACCCGCCCAAAGTTCGGAAAGTCTCGACTTCGCGCTTCAATTCGCAACACGAACGATTGATTTCTTCGATGAATACTTCGGCGTCGCCTACCCTCTGCCAAAATCCGACCACGTAGCATTGCCGGACCTTTCGTCCGGTGCCATGGAGAACTGGGGACTAATTACGTACCGCGAGGTTGCTCTTCTAGCTGACCCGAAAACCACTAGTATTTCGAACCGGCGCTATATCGCCATGGTAGTCGCTCACGAACTGAGCCACCAATGGTTCGGTAACCTCGTCACCATGAAGTGGTGGAATAACTTATGGCTCAACGAGAGTTTTGCCAACCTCATGGAATACATCGCTGTTGACGCGCTCCACCCAGAGTGGAATATTTGGCTTGATTATTCTTCCAGTGAAACAATCATGGCGCTCAGACGCGACGCGCTAGATGGCGTACAGGCTGTACAGACCGAAGTTAACCACCCTGATGAAATCAGTACATTGTTTGACGGCGCCATCGTCTATGCCAAGGGTGGGCGTCTGCTGCGTATGTTGCAGCATTATATCGGTCACGATGCCTTTCGCGCCGGATTGCAAAGTTATTTTAAAAAATATGCCTATCAAAACACTGAAGGTGACGATTTGTGGCACGAATTATCAACGGCAAGTGGCAAAGATATCGCTGGCTTCATGAATGATTGGATTTCCCAACCCGGCTATCCCGTCGTTCACGTCGAAGAAAATGGGCTTCGCCAGGAGCAGTTTTTCGTCGGGACTCACCAAGCAAGCAACAGACGGTGGCCAATCCCGCTTGGAGCCAGCTCATCGGTCATGCCACCACTCATGGAAACGAGCTTGCTCGCTACCACTATCGAACCCGGTGAGCGCCTGAACGTCGGCGACACGGCGCACTTTATCACGCATTATCCGACTGACTATTTAACTGCGCTCGTCGAGCAGGTTCGTATCGGCTCGCTTGAAGCGATCGACCGTTTGCAGCTACTGCACGAACAGACCATGCTGGCGCGTGGCGCGATCAGTCCCAGCGCTGAACTGATTCCACTACTTGAAGCCTACAAACATGAACAGGTCGAAAGTGTCTGGGATATTATTGCGCTTGCGCTTGGCGAGCTTAAGAAATTTGTCGAGACCGACAAAGAAGCTGAAACGAGCTTACGCGAACTTTCGCGCCACATTGCCGAGCGTGAATATAAACGGCTCGGCTGGCAGGCGGAAGAGGCTGAACCTGAAACCGATAGCAAACTCCGCGCTATTATCCTCAGCATGACGCTCTACGGCGAAGAAAAGAGTGCAATCGACAAAGCTCACACACTCTTTCGGGCTGGAGTCGATACCATTGATCCTGAACTTCGCAGTCTAATCACCGCAAGTGAGGTGCGTCATTTTGAAACACCGGAGCTGATCGACTCGCTTATTGAACGGTATCGCACGACGCCATCAAGCGATTTGCAAATGGATATTTGTGCCGGTATCACCAGTACGCGTAATCCCAAAACCATCCAAAAACTACTACTGACCATAAAAGATCCTTCCATCGTTCGCGCGCAAGATGTCTTCCGTTGGTTCGTTTCCCTCATCCGTGGCCGCGAATCACGCGTCGCCACCTGGCAGTGGATGAAAGAGAATTGGGAATGGATTGAGACAACCTACGCCGGCGATAAAAGCTTTGATGATTTCCCGCGCTACGCTGCCACGGGTCTTATTACGCAAGAGCAGCTCGAAGATTACCAAGCGTTCTTTGCCCCCATGCAAAGCATCCCAGCCTTAAAGCGTGTCATCCAGCTCGGCATCGCCGAGATCGCAGCTCGTGTTGAGCTGATTGACCGTGACGCAGCTGCCGTTCGGCGAGCCTTATTCGATCTCGAGTAG